The following coding sequences lie in one Glycine max cultivar Williams 82 chromosome 19, Glycine_max_v4.0, whole genome shotgun sequence genomic window:
- the LOC102661056 gene encoding uncharacterized protein, translating into MEHKAYWALIFLNFDEALSREKRKLQLLELEEMRLNAYESSRLYKEKVKAYHDKKLLKKDFRPGQQVLLFNSRLKLFLGKLKSKWSGPFTIKEVKPYGAVELFDP; encoded by the coding sequence ATGGAGCATAAGGCATACTGGGCTTTGATATTTCTGAATTTTGATGAGGCTCTTTCAAGGGAAAAGAGGAAGTTGCAACTCTTGGAGCTGGAAGAAATGAGATTGAATGCGTATGAGTCTTCAAGATTGTAcaaagaaaaagtgaaggcttATCATGACAAGAAGCTGTTAAAGAAGGACTTTAGGCCAGGACAACAAGTGTTGTTGTTCAACTCAAGATTGAAGTTGTTTCTAGGCAAACTAAAGTCTAAATGGTCTGGACCATTTACCATCAAGGAAGTCAAGCCATATGGAGCAGTGGAATTATTTGACCCTTAG